A part of Bombus huntii isolate Logan2020A chromosome 16, iyBomHunt1.1, whole genome shotgun sequence genomic DNA contains:
- the LOC126874465 gene encoding gustatory receptor for sugar taste 43a-like isoform X3, translating into MELKRIEKKRKASYDGNLRRAMFPIYYLGKLCGVVPVRFYVHASEGCQARLNIIDLVYSLCVLILLLGAEIWGLWRDLKDGWEHSTRLKSRTAVIATCSDVLGVMSLTVVCIVGSPFRWKSLQLVINKLIEVDKKIGVSSTKKARRFTICLTICSLVYLWFNSSLDFYSWSRKAKSQTFADKGPINYAPLYVMYTVIISAEIQYSVATYNIGQRLVRLNSSLKSMLDTNNTNNSNNDDAIGYFRKFSETAANDIGGKKGWNITPKRQLVLGSYRLSRKMDESKTYVNSISELIMVHSLLCDTVSLINTAFGVVLLAVTISCLLHLIITPYFLIVQANEKHEWIFLVVQAGWCIIHISRMLIIVQPSYSTVAEGKRTATLVSQLLSCCFEADVRRELEIFSLQLLHRPLEFSACGLFSLDRNLITSIAGVITTYLVILVQY; encoded by the exons ATGGAGTTAAAGCGGATagagaaaaaacgaaaagcTTCGTACGATGGCAATCTTCGTCGAGCGATGTTTCCCATATATTATCTTGGTAAATTGTGTGGTGTGGTTCCAGTAAGATTTTACGTGCACGCTTCTGAAGGATGTCAGGCTCGTTTAAATATCATAGACCTCGTCTATAG TTTGTGCGTACTGATACTACTGCTCGGCGCGGAAATTTGGGGCCTATGGCGAGATCTGAAAGACGGCTGGGAGCATAGTACCAGACTGAAATCTCGGACAGCGGTGATCGCGACATGCAGCGATGTGCTTGGAGTAATGAGCTTAACGGTCGTTTGTATCGTTGGCTCCCCTTTCCGATGGAAATCCCTGCAACTTGTGATAAACAAATTAATCGAG GTAGATAAAAAAATCGGTGTATCGTCTACAAAGAAAGCTCGAAGGTTCACGATTTGTTTAACGATATGTAGCCTCGTCTATCTCTGGTTCAATTCGAGTTTAGACTTTTATTCATGGAGTCGCAAAGCAAAAAGCCAAACATTTGCTGACAAAGGTCCTATTAACTATGCACCTCTATACGTAATGTACACTGTGATCATTTCGGCAGAAATCCAATATAGCGTGGCAACGTATAATATAGGACAAAGATTAGTTCGCTTGAACAGTAGCCTGAAAAGTATGTTGGAtacaaataatacaaataatagtAACAACGACGATGCGATCGGctattttcgaaaattttccGAAACag CAGCTAACGACATTGGAGGCAAGAAAGGATGGAACATTACACCAAAACGGCAACTCGTATTAGGCAGCTATAGATTGTCACGGAAGATGGATG AAAGCAAAACCTACGTAAACAGTATATCTGAATTGATAATGGTTCATTCTTTACTTTGCGACACAGTATCCCTCATAAATACTGCTTTCGGTGTCGTACTACTAGCCGTCACTATATCCTGTCTATTACATCTAATCATCACGCCGTATTTCTTGATCGTGCAAGCTAATGAAAAACACGAATGGATATTTCTAGTCGTACAAGCTGGATGGTGTATCATTCACATAAGCAGAATGCTGATAATCGTTCAACCTAGCTATTCCACAGTCGCGGAG GGAAAAAGAACGGCAACTCTCGTTAGTCAGTTACTTTCTTGTTGTTTTGAAGCAGACGTCCGACGagaattggaaatattttcgcTTCAATTGTTGCATCGACCTTTGGAGTTCTCAGCATGCGGACTCTTTTCCTTGGACAGAAACTTAATAACGTCG ATCGCGGGAGTTATAACAACGTATCTCGTTATCCTGGTACAATACTGA
- the LOC126874469 gene encoding protein OPI10 homolog isoform X2 produces MLGIIVSGRLVQTDFQQIGENQFLITVPDADNINHIVVFLTGAIPLPDGTGGAVYFSWPDPTAPPNWQFLGYISNVKPSAIFKISTLKKNHEFENSNLGIFGVGKISHVAQIGVSVEPIGAIEQQAATVTQATSNSFLEFVQKMLTSFLNYVSSFSVTQAQMTPNPTENFVPLSAIQGWYETFERRLQQNPNFWKA; encoded by the exons ATGCTTGGTATAATTGTATCTGGTCGACTC GTCCAAACGGATTTTCAACAGATAGGAGAGAACCAGTTTTTAATAACAGTACCTGATGCAGATAATATAAACCATATTGTGGTTTTTCTCACTGGTGCTATACCTTTACCTGATGGTACAGGTGGTGCAG TGTATTTCAGTTGGCCAGATCCAACTGCTCCGCCTAATTGGCAGTTTCTCGGGTATATTTCAAACGTCAAGCCATCTGCCATATTCAAGATATCCACTCTGAAGAAGAATCATGAATTCGAAAATAGTAATTTAGGAATTTTTGGAGTAGGAAAGATTTCTCATGTAGCACAAATAGGGGTTTCGGTGGAACCCATTGGAGCTATAGAACAACAAGCAGCTACAGTAACACAAGCCACGTCAAACTCCTTTTTAGAATTTGTTCAGAAGATGCTTACAAGTTTTTTGAATTATGTTTCGAGTTTTTCTGTGACACAAGCACAAATGACACCAAACCCAACAGAAAACTTTGTACCGCTATCTGCTATTCAAGGATGGTACGAAACTTTTGAGAGGAGGTTACAACAAAATCCAAACTTCTGGAAAGCATGA
- the LOC126874459 gene encoding myotubularin-related protein 3 translates to MKYQNGWISSIAEKLRNSRRRLKFVYDVSHREEMESSEEPTSLQSICHLHASELFPKHTHFECEDQTLTVPFTPLSGESIVALGRTSDGVLALSNYRLYLQLSQACYNIPLGLIEQLEVKEIFFLHIGCKDARSLSCVFATNEHCLEWFKRLHKVTYPRKSIEDIFAFAYYAWSIEEGKDNTKLGKDNISYNATFNSEVERLKFNLHGTWRISQINKDYRICPSYPPLLLVPSCIPDDRLEIVAKFRSFRRIPAVVWRHVNNGAVIARSSQPEVGWLGWRSPDDEHLLKALSDACSYDKGESTMMDSSIIYPDTTDDNVTSNRTKKVLIVDARSYTTAVANRARGGGCECPEYYPSCDIQFMNLPNIHSIRKSFHAVRQLCASDADQPNWLSLLEGTRWLQHMSGLLRAAVTVASAIERDGRPVLVHCSDGWDRTPQIVALAQILLDPYYRTMEGFQVLCEREWLDFGHKFADRCGQTVGCEDPNERCPVFLQWLDCVHQLILQFKCSFQMSPAYLVKLAQHTYSQLFGTFLCNTRQERFQLRIRERTFSVWRFLNSSSFINHLYSPLKNQVLWPSCNVRDLVLWSEVYLGSMESPLGIRDDKQRITMIDIEGGENEEPQGQMTKTRSYGDLMHTPDHAAYLHRRLSDPSASVEKKFDSLTLDTETSEKGKHNCTENCIISDTIEKNITENQDKAKSYTTTTQTLNDSPVNPSVDSSTDTLIPSNDSVLEAIDKETSKVEKNSSPDIVSPWIESSATSRIGCSCSRNYNHNHNEGSDVSDTSIPQISRTPSSVCPASPTYQDTVPDNPDRLDDVDGLPLIHCDVQMRVQQIIVEHKLKEEALRKELHTTRMALIKQVCNHNAEIDRVDDIGSLPDSVGSTGDHGESLPSDMSWEAVEELGPAPILWVPDHAVSRCMGCDTEFWLGRRKHHCRCCGKIFCADCSENSTPLPSEQLYNPVRVCSECFSRLHRHTSPCQCNARHQNKGENDAELNSENLMTCQRSKGLNLTKDSCCDNLLQAAHQKAQPPVTAATVN, encoded by the exons ATGAAGTATCAGAACGGTTGGATATCGTCCATCGCGGAGAAACTTCGCAATTCAAG AAGGAGACTGAAGTTTGTATATGATGTGTCACATAGAGAGGAGATGGAGAGTTCTGAAGAGCCAACAAGTTTGCAATCCATCTGTCATTTACATGCTTCGGAATTATTTCCAAAGCATACGCATTTCGAATGCGAGGATCAAACACTTACAGTTCCATTTACACCTTTGAGCGGGGAATCCATTGTAGCACTTGGACGTACGTCGGATGGAGTGTTGGCTCTTTCTAATTATAGACTCTATTTACAATTAAGTCAAGCATGTTACAATATTCCACTGGGTTTAATAGAACAGCTAGAAGTTAAAGAGATTTTTTTCCTGCATATTGGTTGCAAGGATGCTCGTTCACTGAG TTGTGTCTTTGCCACAAACGAACATTGTTTGGAATGGTTTAAACGATTACATAAGGTGACTTACCCACGAAAGAGTATAGAAGATATATTTGCTTTTGCATATTATGCTTGGTCTATCGAGGAAGGCAAAGATAATACCAAATTAGGGAAAGATAACATATCGTATAATGCTACATTTAATTCAGAA GTGGAACGactaaaatttaatttgcatGGTACATGGCGCATAAGTCAAATCAATAAAGATTATCGCATATGCCCATCCTATCCACCATTGCTTCTGGTTCCTTCTTGCATTCCTGATGACAGACTTGAGATTGTGGCAAAATTTAGGAGTTTTCGACGAATCCCTGCCGTTGTTTGGag GCACGTGAATAATGGCGCAGTAATAGCACGAAGCAGTCAGCCAGAAGTTGGATGGCTCGGATGGCGAAGTCCAGATGACGAACATCTTTTAAAGGCCCTTTCAGATGCATGTTCCTATGATAAAGGTGAATCGACGATGATGGATTCATCTATCATCTATCCTGATACTACCGATGATAACGTCACGTCAAATAGAACAAAA AAAGTCTTAATCGTGGATGCTAGATCATATACAACCGCTGTGGCGAATAGAGCTCGTGGTGGTGGATGTGAGTGTCCCGAATATTATCCTAGTTGTGACATACAATTTATGAATTTACCAAATATTCACTCGATACGAAAGAGTTTTCATGCGGTGAGACAACTCTGTGCCTCGGATGCGGATCAACCTAA TTGGCTCAGTCTTCTGGAAGGGACACGATGGTTACAACATATGTCTGGATTATTACGTGCTGCGGTGACTGTAGCGTCGGCGATAGAAAGAGACGGCCGGCCAGTATTGGTGCATTGTAGCGACGGCTGGGATAGAACACCACAGATAGTCGCTTTAGCGCAGATTCTTCTCGATCCTTATTATCGAACTATGGAG GGATTCCAAGTTTTATGTGAGAGAGAATGGTTAGACTTTGGACACAAATTCGCGGATCGTTGTGGGCAAACTGTTGGCTGCGAAGATCCGAACGAGCGATGCCCAGTATTTTTGCAATGGCTTGACTGTGTACATCAGTTAATTTTACAATTCAAATGCAGTTTTCAAATGTCTCCTGCGTACCTT GTGAAACTTGCACAGCATACATATTCACAACTTTTTGGCACATTTCTCTGCAACACCAGGCAAGAAAGGTTTCAGTTAAGAATACGGGAGCGTACATTTTCAGTTTGGCGTTTCCTCAATTCCAGCTCTTTCATAAATCATTTGTATTCTCCGTTAAAGAATCAA gTATTATGGCCAAGTTGTAACGTACGCGACCTTGTTTTATGGTCCGAAGTATATTTAGGTTCTATGGAATCTCCTCTCGGTATCAGAGACGATAAACAAAGAATAACGATGATAGATATCGAAGGTGGTGAGAACGAAGAACCACAGGGACAAATGACTAAAACTCGCTCATATGGTGATCTTATGCACACTCCCGATCATGCGGCCTATCTTCACCGTCGACTCAGCGATCCAAGCGCCTCAGTAGAGaa GAAATTTGACTCGTTAACGCTCGACACGGAAACAAGCGAGAAAGGAAAACACAATTGCACGGAGAATTGTATTATTAGTGACACaatagagaaaaatataacagAGAATCAGGACAAAGCGAAAAGTTACACAACGACGACGCAAACTTTGAACGACTCGCCAGTAAATCCATCGGTAGACAGTTCAACGGACACACTAATACCGAGTAACGATTCTGTACTCGAGGCGATTGATAAAGAAAC caGCAAAGTGGAGAAAAATTCGTCACCGGACATCGTATCTCCATGGATCGAGAGCAGCGCGACCAGTCGAATCGGTTGCTCTTGCAGTCGAAATTACAATCACAACCATAACGAGGGTAGTGACGTTAGTGATACCAGCATACCGCAGATATCGAGAACACCTAGTAGCGTTTGTCCAGCTTCTCCAACTTATCAAGATACGGTACCAGATAACCCTGATAGATTGGATGATGTCGATGGTCTTCCCCTTATACATTGTGACGTTCAGATGCGTGTACAACAGATTATCGTGGAACATAAG ttGAAAGAGGAAGCGTTAAGGAAGGAGTTACATACGACGAGAATGGCTCTGATCAAGCAAGTTTGTAATCATAATGCAGAGATCGATCGTGTTGATGATATT GGATCGTTACCAGATTCAGTTGGAAGTACCGGCGACCATGGAGAATCATTACCTTCAGACATGTCTTGGGAAGCAGTGGAAGAATTGGGTCCTGCTCCTATTCTCTGGGTACCCGATCACGCGGTAAGTCGATGCATGGGATGCGATACGGAATTTTGGCTGGGACGACGTAAGCATCATTGCAG ATGCTGCGGTAAGATCTTCTGTGCGGATTGTTCCGAGAATTCGACACCACTACCCAGCGAACAACTGTATAATCCCGTGAGAGTTTGTAGCGAGTGTTTCTCTCGACTTCATCGGCACACAAGTCCATGTCAGTGTAATGCTCGTCATCAAAACAAAGGAGAAAACGATGCGGAGTTAAATTCTGAGAACTTGATGACTTGTCAAAGATCGAAAGGTTTGAACCTGACGAAAGATAGTTGCTGCGATAATTTGCTGCAGGCTGCGCATCAGAAAGCGCAACCTCCGGTTACAGCAGCCACGGTAAATTGA
- the LOC126874465 gene encoding gustatory receptor for sugar taste 43a-like isoform X1 has translation MELKRIEKKRKASYDGNLRRAMFPIYYLGKLCGVVPVRFYVHASEGCQARLNIIDLVYSLCVLILLLGAEIWGLWRDLKDGWEHSTRLKSRTAVIATCSDVLGVMSLTVVCIVGSPFRWKSLQLVINKLIEVDKKIGVSSTKKARRFTICLTICSLVYLWFNSSLDFYSWSRKAKSQTFADKGPINYAPLYVMYTVIISAEIQYSVATYNIGQRLVRLNSSLKSMLDTNNTNNSNNDDAIGYFRKFSETAANDIGGKKGWNITPKRQLVLGSYRLSRKMDESKTYVNSISELIMVHSLLCDTVSLINTAFGVVLLAVTISCLLHLIITPYFLIVQANEKHEWIFLVVQAGWCIIHISRMLIIVQPSYSTVAEGKRTATLVSQLLSCCFEADVRRELEIFSLQLLHRPLEFSACGLFSLDRNLITSVRILDYSYEKQMHLSNT, from the exons ATGGAGTTAAAGCGGATagagaaaaaacgaaaagcTTCGTACGATGGCAATCTTCGTCGAGCGATGTTTCCCATATATTATCTTGGTAAATTGTGTGGTGTGGTTCCAGTAAGATTTTACGTGCACGCTTCTGAAGGATGTCAGGCTCGTTTAAATATCATAGACCTCGTCTATAG TTTGTGCGTACTGATACTACTGCTCGGCGCGGAAATTTGGGGCCTATGGCGAGATCTGAAAGACGGCTGGGAGCATAGTACCAGACTGAAATCTCGGACAGCGGTGATCGCGACATGCAGCGATGTGCTTGGAGTAATGAGCTTAACGGTCGTTTGTATCGTTGGCTCCCCTTTCCGATGGAAATCCCTGCAACTTGTGATAAACAAATTAATCGAG GTAGATAAAAAAATCGGTGTATCGTCTACAAAGAAAGCTCGAAGGTTCACGATTTGTTTAACGATATGTAGCCTCGTCTATCTCTGGTTCAATTCGAGTTTAGACTTTTATTCATGGAGTCGCAAAGCAAAAAGCCAAACATTTGCTGACAAAGGTCCTATTAACTATGCACCTCTATACGTAATGTACACTGTGATCATTTCGGCAGAAATCCAATATAGCGTGGCAACGTATAATATAGGACAAAGATTAGTTCGCTTGAACAGTAGCCTGAAAAGTATGTTGGAtacaaataatacaaataatagtAACAACGACGATGCGATCGGctattttcgaaaattttccGAAACag CAGCTAACGACATTGGAGGCAAGAAAGGATGGAACATTACACCAAAACGGCAACTCGTATTAGGCAGCTATAGATTGTCACGGAAGATGGATG AAAGCAAAACCTACGTAAACAGTATATCTGAATTGATAATGGTTCATTCTTTACTTTGCGACACAGTATCCCTCATAAATACTGCTTTCGGTGTCGTACTACTAGCCGTCACTATATCCTGTCTATTACATCTAATCATCACGCCGTATTTCTTGATCGTGCAAGCTAATGAAAAACACGAATGGATATTTCTAGTCGTACAAGCTGGATGGTGTATCATTCACATAAGCAGAATGCTGATAATCGTTCAACCTAGCTATTCCACAGTCGCGGAG GGAAAAAGAACGGCAACTCTCGTTAGTCAGTTACTTTCTTGTTGTTTTGAAGCAGACGTCCGACGagaattggaaatattttcgcTTCAATTGTTGCATCGACCTTTGGAGTTCTCAGCATGCGGACTCTTTTCCTTGGACAGAAACTTAATAACGTCGGTAAGAATTCTTGATTACTCGTATGAAAAGCAAATGCATTTAAGCAATACGTaa
- the LOC126874465 gene encoding gustatory receptor for sugar taste 43a-like isoform X4: MELKRIEKKRKASYDGNLRRAMFPIYYLGKLCGVVPVRFYVHASEGCQARLNIIDLVYSLCVLILLLGAEIWGLWRDLKDGWEHSTRLKSRTAVIATCSDVLGVMSLTVVCIVGSPFRWKSLQLVINKLIEVDKKIGVSSTKKARRFTICLTICSLVYLWFNSSLDFYSWSRKAKSQTFADKGPINYAPLYVMYTVIISAEIQYSVATYNIGQRLVRLNSSLKSMLDTNNTNNSNNDDAIGYFRKFSETANDIGGKKGWNITPKRQLVLGSYRLSRKMDESKTYVNSISELIMVHSLLCDTVSLINTAFGVVLLAVTISCLLHLIITPYFLIVQANEKHEWIFLVVQAGWCIIHISRMLIIVQPSYSTVAEGKRTATLVSQLLSCCFEADVRRELEIFSLQLLHRPLEFSACGLFSLDRNLITSIAGVITTYLVILVQY; encoded by the exons ATGGAGTTAAAGCGGATagagaaaaaacgaaaagcTTCGTACGATGGCAATCTTCGTCGAGCGATGTTTCCCATATATTATCTTGGTAAATTGTGTGGTGTGGTTCCAGTAAGATTTTACGTGCACGCTTCTGAAGGATGTCAGGCTCGTTTAAATATCATAGACCTCGTCTATAG TTTGTGCGTACTGATACTACTGCTCGGCGCGGAAATTTGGGGCCTATGGCGAGATCTGAAAGACGGCTGGGAGCATAGTACCAGACTGAAATCTCGGACAGCGGTGATCGCGACATGCAGCGATGTGCTTGGAGTAATGAGCTTAACGGTCGTTTGTATCGTTGGCTCCCCTTTCCGATGGAAATCCCTGCAACTTGTGATAAACAAATTAATCGAG GTAGATAAAAAAATCGGTGTATCGTCTACAAAGAAAGCTCGAAGGTTCACGATTTGTTTAACGATATGTAGCCTCGTCTATCTCTGGTTCAATTCGAGTTTAGACTTTTATTCATGGAGTCGCAAAGCAAAAAGCCAAACATTTGCTGACAAAGGTCCTATTAACTATGCACCTCTATACGTAATGTACACTGTGATCATTTCGGCAGAAATCCAATATAGCGTGGCAACGTATAATATAGGACAAAGATTAGTTCGCTTGAACAGTAGCCTGAAAAGTATGTTGGAtacaaataatacaaataatagtAACAACGACGATGCGATCGGctattttcgaaaattttccGAAACag CTAACGACATTGGAGGCAAGAAAGGATGGAACATTACACCAAAACGGCAACTCGTATTAGGCAGCTATAGATTGTCACGGAAGATGGATG AAAGCAAAACCTACGTAAACAGTATATCTGAATTGATAATGGTTCATTCTTTACTTTGCGACACAGTATCCCTCATAAATACTGCTTTCGGTGTCGTACTACTAGCCGTCACTATATCCTGTCTATTACATCTAATCATCACGCCGTATTTCTTGATCGTGCAAGCTAATGAAAAACACGAATGGATATTTCTAGTCGTACAAGCTGGATGGTGTATCATTCACATAAGCAGAATGCTGATAATCGTTCAACCTAGCTATTCCACAGTCGCGGAG GGAAAAAGAACGGCAACTCTCGTTAGTCAGTTACTTTCTTGTTGTTTTGAAGCAGACGTCCGACGagaattggaaatattttcgcTTCAATTGTTGCATCGACCTTTGGAGTTCTCAGCATGCGGACTCTTTTCCTTGGACAGAAACTTAATAACGTCG ATCGCGGGAGTTATAACAACGTATCTCGTTATCCTGGTACAATACTGA
- the LOC126874469 gene encoding protein OPI10 homolog isoform X3: MSHTSNFVEVQTDFQQIGENQFLITVPDADNINHIVVFLTGAIPLPDGTGGAVYFSWPDPTAPPNWQFLGYISNVKPSAIFKISTLKKNHEFENSNLGIFGVGKISHVAQIGVSVEPIGAIEQQAATVTQATSNSFLEFVQKMLTSFLNYVSSFSVTQAQMTPNPTENFVPLSAIQGWYETFERRLQQNPNFWKA, translated from the exons ATGTCACACACATCGAACTTCGTAGAG GTCCAAACGGATTTTCAACAGATAGGAGAGAACCAGTTTTTAATAACAGTACCTGATGCAGATAATATAAACCATATTGTGGTTTTTCTCACTGGTGCTATACCTTTACCTGATGGTACAGGTGGTGCAG TGTATTTCAGTTGGCCAGATCCAACTGCTCCGCCTAATTGGCAGTTTCTCGGGTATATTTCAAACGTCAAGCCATCTGCCATATTCAAGATATCCACTCTGAAGAAGAATCATGAATTCGAAAATAGTAATTTAGGAATTTTTGGAGTAGGAAAGATTTCTCATGTAGCACAAATAGGGGTTTCGGTGGAACCCATTGGAGCTATAGAACAACAAGCAGCTACAGTAACACAAGCCACGTCAAACTCCTTTTTAGAATTTGTTCAGAAGATGCTTACAAGTTTTTTGAATTATGTTTCGAGTTTTTCTGTGACACAAGCACAAATGACACCAAACCCAACAGAAAACTTTGTACCGCTATCTGCTATTCAAGGATGGTACGAAACTTTTGAGAGGAGGTTACAACAAAATCCAAACTTCTGGAAAGCATGA
- the LOC126874465 gene encoding gustatory receptor for sugar taste 43a-like isoform X2, whose amino-acid sequence MELKRIEKKRKASYDGNLRRAMFPIYYLGKLCGVVPVRFYVHASEGCQARLNIIDLVYSLCVLILLLGAEIWGLWRDLKDGWEHSTRLKSRTAVIATCSDVLGVMSLTVVCIVGSPFRWKSLQLVINKLIEVDKKIGVSSTKKARRFTICLTICSLVYLWFNSSLDFYSWSRKAKSQTFADKGPINYAPLYVMYTVIISAEIQYSVATYNIGQRLVRLNSSLKSMLDTNNTNNSNNDDAIGYFRKFSETANDIGGKKGWNITPKRQLVLGSYRLSRKMDESKTYVNSISELIMVHSLLCDTVSLINTAFGVVLLAVTISCLLHLIITPYFLIVQANEKHEWIFLVVQAGWCIIHISRMLIIVQPSYSTVAEGKRTATLVSQLLSCCFEADVRRELEIFSLQLLHRPLEFSACGLFSLDRNLITSVRILDYSYEKQMHLSNT is encoded by the exons ATGGAGTTAAAGCGGATagagaaaaaacgaaaagcTTCGTACGATGGCAATCTTCGTCGAGCGATGTTTCCCATATATTATCTTGGTAAATTGTGTGGTGTGGTTCCAGTAAGATTTTACGTGCACGCTTCTGAAGGATGTCAGGCTCGTTTAAATATCATAGACCTCGTCTATAG TTTGTGCGTACTGATACTACTGCTCGGCGCGGAAATTTGGGGCCTATGGCGAGATCTGAAAGACGGCTGGGAGCATAGTACCAGACTGAAATCTCGGACAGCGGTGATCGCGACATGCAGCGATGTGCTTGGAGTAATGAGCTTAACGGTCGTTTGTATCGTTGGCTCCCCTTTCCGATGGAAATCCCTGCAACTTGTGATAAACAAATTAATCGAG GTAGATAAAAAAATCGGTGTATCGTCTACAAAGAAAGCTCGAAGGTTCACGATTTGTTTAACGATATGTAGCCTCGTCTATCTCTGGTTCAATTCGAGTTTAGACTTTTATTCATGGAGTCGCAAAGCAAAAAGCCAAACATTTGCTGACAAAGGTCCTATTAACTATGCACCTCTATACGTAATGTACACTGTGATCATTTCGGCAGAAATCCAATATAGCGTGGCAACGTATAATATAGGACAAAGATTAGTTCGCTTGAACAGTAGCCTGAAAAGTATGTTGGAtacaaataatacaaataatagtAACAACGACGATGCGATCGGctattttcgaaaattttccGAAACag CTAACGACATTGGAGGCAAGAAAGGATGGAACATTACACCAAAACGGCAACTCGTATTAGGCAGCTATAGATTGTCACGGAAGATGGATG AAAGCAAAACCTACGTAAACAGTATATCTGAATTGATAATGGTTCATTCTTTACTTTGCGACACAGTATCCCTCATAAATACTGCTTTCGGTGTCGTACTACTAGCCGTCACTATATCCTGTCTATTACATCTAATCATCACGCCGTATTTCTTGATCGTGCAAGCTAATGAAAAACACGAATGGATATTTCTAGTCGTACAAGCTGGATGGTGTATCATTCACATAAGCAGAATGCTGATAATCGTTCAACCTAGCTATTCCACAGTCGCGGAG GGAAAAAGAACGGCAACTCTCGTTAGTCAGTTACTTTCTTGTTGTTTTGAAGCAGACGTCCGACGagaattggaaatattttcgcTTCAATTGTTGCATCGACCTTTGGAGTTCTCAGCATGCGGACTCTTTTCCTTGGACAGAAACTTAATAACGTCGGTAAGAATTCTTGATTACTCGTATGAAAAGCAAATGCATTTAAGCAATACGTaa
- the LOC126874469 gene encoding protein OPI10 homolog isoform X1, which yields MPYACVVLFRILFLLPLSNAHISPHPVANLSRASLHLIEYVQTDFQQIGENQFLITVPDADNINHIVVFLTGAIPLPDGTGGAVYFSWPDPTAPPNWQFLGYISNVKPSAIFKISTLKKNHEFENSNLGIFGVGKISHVAQIGVSVEPIGAIEQQAATVTQATSNSFLEFVQKMLTSFLNYVSSFSVTQAQMTPNPTENFVPLSAIQGWYETFERRLQQNPNFWKA from the exons ATGCCCTATGCTTGCGTCGTTTTGTTTCGTATCTTGTTTCTGTTACCTCTCAGTAATGCTCACATTTCACCCCACCCCGTCGCCAACTTGTCACGAGCGTCTTTGCATTTAATCGAATAT GTCCAAACGGATTTTCAACAGATAGGAGAGAACCAGTTTTTAATAACAGTACCTGATGCAGATAATATAAACCATATTGTGGTTTTTCTCACTGGTGCTATACCTTTACCTGATGGTACAGGTGGTGCAG TGTATTTCAGTTGGCCAGATCCAACTGCTCCGCCTAATTGGCAGTTTCTCGGGTATATTTCAAACGTCAAGCCATCTGCCATATTCAAGATATCCACTCTGAAGAAGAATCATGAATTCGAAAATAGTAATTTAGGAATTTTTGGAGTAGGAAAGATTTCTCATGTAGCACAAATAGGGGTTTCGGTGGAACCCATTGGAGCTATAGAACAACAAGCAGCTACAGTAACACAAGCCACGTCAAACTCCTTTTTAGAATTTGTTCAGAAGATGCTTACAAGTTTTTTGAATTATGTTTCGAGTTTTTCTGTGACACAAGCACAAATGACACCAAACCCAACAGAAAACTTTGTACCGCTATCTGCTATTCAAGGATGGTACGAAACTTTTGAGAGGAGGTTACAACAAAATCCAAACTTCTGGAAAGCATGA